The segment CAATGCCAGCCCTGACCGGGAGGCGCTGATGATGCTGGACATGATATTGGACAACCGCACCGCCGGCCTCATCAATCTCAATCTCAATCAGGCTCAACGGGTAGCCAGTGCCGGTTCTTATCCCCGTTTTCTGAACGACTACGGGTCACAACAGCTGTGGGGTGTGCCCAAGGCAGGCCAGACTCTTGAAGAAGTGGAAGCGCTCCTGCTGGAGCAGCTGGAACTGATCAAGGCCGGTCAGTTCGACGACTGGATAATCCCGGCCATCGTCAACGATTTCAAAAAATCCCAGAAAGCATCGCTGGAATCCAATACCGCGCGTGTTGCCATGATGCGCCAGGCGTTCCTTTCCTATGACGAATGGGATCATTATGTCGGCGAAATGGAGCGCCTGGAACAGGTCACCAAAGCCGACATCGTCGCAGCCGCCAACCGCTATTTCAACGGCAACTACGTGGCCGTGTACCGTGAAGATGGCCAGCACGAAATTCCACCGGTGGCCAAACCTCAGATTGATCCCGTCTCCATCGACCCCACCCGGCAATCGGAATTCGCCGCCAGTATTCTGCAGATGGAAGTGGTTCCAATCGAACCGTCTTTTGTGGAAGAAGGCCAGGACTACCGGGTGTTGGAGTTCGCCGAAGGCGTGCCCCTGTACTACGCACCGAACCCGCTCAACGACCTGTTCACTTTCAGCATCACCGTTGACGTGGGCACCGACACCAACGAAAAACTGGGACTGGCAGCGGCCGTCATGGACAAGGCCGGCACCCCCTCCCTTTCCAACGAAGAATTACAGAAAGAATGGTACAGAATGGGCAGCGAGTTCCGTTTTGGTGCCGGTGAAAATCAGTCCAGCATCAGCATCTCCGGCCTGGATGAACAATTCGCTCCCACCCTCGACCTGATGCTGGAACTTGTGCACAACCCGGTAGCCGAAGAGCAAACCCTGGAAGAACTCAAAGGCATCATCCTGAAGTCCCGGGAAGACCAGAAAGAATCGCCCCAGGCGATTTCCAGAGCGCTGTATCTTTACAACCGCTACGGCGAAGAATCGCCGATGCTGGAATCTCTGACCAGCGAGGAAATTGTGGCAACCTCCCTGGCCGAGCTGCTGGGGTTGCCCGGCAGCCTGCTTGATTACAAGCACACCATCGCTTACACCGGCTCCATGGCCCTGGAAGAACTGGTCGAAGTGCTCAGGGAACATCACCCGGTGGGCGCTGATTTACTGGATCCGCCTCCGTATCGCTTCCGCACCACCCGGAACTTCGATGCAACTGAAATCTACCTGGTGAACAAGGAAACCGCCCAGTCGCAGGTGCGGATCGAATTTCCGGATGGCAGTTTCGACGAAGACCTCAGCCTCATTGCTTCGATCTATAACAACTACTTCGGTTCCGGTATGTCCAGCGTGGTATTCCAGGAACTGCGGGAGGCGCGTGCCCTGGCCTACTCCGCTGCGGCCAGCTATGCCCAGGGGAGTCGCGAGGATGCCGAGAACCTGATGCTGGGCGCTATCGGCTCTCAGACCGACAAGACGGTGGACGCGGTAACGGCTTTCGTAGACCTGATCGACAATATGCCGGAATCGACTGAACGCTTCGACGAATCGGTCAATTCCCTGCTGAATCGTTATCGGACTTCCAAGCTGAGTTTCCGTGAGGTGATCGGCTCGGTGCGCAGCTGGGAACGGCTTGGCCTGCAGGGTGACCCGCGACGGGACCGCTATGCACAGCTGCAGAATGTCACCATGGAAGACCTGTTGGCCTTCCAGCAGGAGCACGTCAAAGGGCGTCCGAAGCTGATTTCCATTGTCGGTGACACCACCGCCATCGATACCGAAGCACTGGCGCAGTTTGGCAGTGTCAAGGAAGTCGAGGTGGACGAACTGTTTGTCGACTAACCTGACCCGGGGCCGCTCCGGCATTATCCGGAGCGACCCGGCCCGGACAGGTTTCCAAGCCATCTAACAGGCTCTGAACAGCATTCCAGATCATACTGAATCCGTGAACACGAACCCCCTTAGAATCTACGACCTGCACAAGAACTACGGTTCCACTCCCATACTCCGGGGGCTGAACCTGGAGGTCGAGGAGAACAGTATTCACGGCCTGGTCGGGCTGAACGGCTCGGGCAAAACCACGACACTGGAATGCCTGTTGGGAATGCAGCAGTTCGACAGTGGTCAGGTCCAGGTACTGGGCCTGCCGCCGTCACAACTCTATCGCGCCAGAGGCGCGGTGGTCGGAATCTTCGATACCCCCAGCCTGCATCCCGGATTGACCGTGCGGCAGAACCTGAGACATGCCCGCCTGTTATGTGACAAACCGGTACGAAGCTGTGAAGAAGTGGAACGGATGCTGGGAATCACAACCTACCGGGACTACCGTGTCCGCCATCTGTCTCTGGGCAATAAACGGCGGGCCTCCATTGCCCATGCATTATTGGGTAACCCGCAGCTGATAATTCTGGACGAACCGTTCAACGGCCTGGATGCCGAAGGCGTTAATGACGTGCTGGAGCTTATTACCCGCCTCAACCGGGAACAGGGAACCGCGTTCCTGTTGTCCAGCCATCAGCTGCCTTACCTGGAACAGATTTGCAGCCACTTGGCGATTCTTCACCAGGGTAGAATTGCCGAGAGTGATCGCATCGACAGGCTGTTCGGTCGGGATCATTCCCGCGTGCAGATTACCTGCGATCGCCCGGAAAGCGCGGAGGAATTGATTGGAAAATCCGGCTTGGCCAGGGTGCAAGATCGCGACGGCAACCAGCTGCTCTGCGAACTGCTGGAGGGCAATGCAGCAGCACTCAACGCGCTGCTGGTCGGCCACGGGCTGGCGGTTTCGGAATTGATTGAGAAACGGGATTCCCTGATGTCTCTGTTCTACCGCATAACGGCAGATCAGGAACCACTGGCGGGGGCCGCTTAGAATGATGAGTGGTTTTGTCACCGCCCTGCGTGCTGAAATCTTCATTGCCCTGCGGAATTACGGCAATCGTATTGCCGTGCTGGCGCCCCTCTTCATCGTGTCCGCACAACTGATCCTGACCCGCCTTGGTCAGGCCGGCGAGACAGCCCGGGACGCACTGCTCAACGATTCACCCTTCGGCAGCAACACCCCGGTCGTGACGGCCTACGGTTACTTTGTCGATGGCCTCGGTACCGGCTTGACGCTGCTGGTACTTATTATGGTGGCGCTGGCCGCGCATTCCTTTGCCTATGATCGGGATACCGGCCTGCTCAGGCACCTGCTCATACGCCGGGTGTCGCGCCCCGCGGTAATTACCGCCAAGCTTCTGCAACTGCATCTTACCGCCCTCATTGCCCTGGCATTGCTGCTGGTCGGCACCTGGGCCGTGAGCGCCTGGCTCTGGGATTTCGGGCCGGTGGTGGAGGACGGTTTTGAGTTGATTGGCGAGGGGGAAATCCGCGCTGAAATTCTGCTTGGATTGCGTCTTGCGCTCCTGCCCCTGCCGGCGGTGATCGCTTTCGGCATGCTGGTATCGGTGCTCACTTACAGCACAACTCAGGCGGTGACCACCGCCCTGGGGATCAACCTCGCCATCGATATCTTCAAGGCTACCCTGGGTGATTCAGCCTACTACCTGTATGCCACCTTTCAACCTGCACTGCTCGACCAGTCCTACCTGGGCGAGGTCAGCAGCCTGGTCCGGGGATTTTCCGATGTATTGATCGACCAGCGCATGCTCACCCTCAACACCTGGATCCCGATCCCCCAGATGCTGTTGCTGGTGCTGCTGTCCTTGTGGCTGGTGCAAAGGAGAAAAATCTGATGGGCCGAATTGTATCGCCGTCCTGGTGTCTGCGCTTTTGCTGGCTGCCCCTCGCCTGCAGTCTGCTGGCAGGCTGTGTCAGCCATGAACCCAGGCGGCTGGTACCCAACGTCACCCTGTCCCCGGACGATTTGCAGTTGAGCCAGCCTGTATCAGAGGCAGAAAATGCCGGTGGTGTGGATTTCGGGCTCGCTGTCACGGTCAACGAAAGCGATTCCCTCTTCAACATCGAGGTGCTGCCGGGCGTCCGGGTCAGACAGGTTGCCGGCGGCGGCCCCGCAGACCTTGCCGGCCTGCAGGCGGGTGACATCATTCTCGCCATCAATGGAACCGAGGTGAATCAGCCCGACACCCTGGAAGCACTGGCGCGTCAAGGTCAGGAGGGGGCGGCGTTCACTTTCCGGATCCGTCGGGGAACGGCCATTCTGGAATCCAGCCTGGTCGCTCGCCCCAGAGCCACCGCCGGCGCGCCACTGCGGGAACTGTACCGCAGCGATCCGCTGGCCACCCGGGCGGGCTACGAAACAACGCTGGTGCAGGTGCGTGGCCAGGGGGAGATTTCTGCCGCCCGGGTCGTGGAGCTGAGCAATGACAGTCCGCTGCACAGCGCCGGCATCAGCCCCGGGGATGTAATCCTGGCGCTGGACGGGCAGCCTGTCCAGTCCGCGCAAGGCCTGATCGACAGCCTGTTAACCGATTATGCACTGGGTGATACGGTAAACTTTACGGTCTATACCGGTGACACCCTGCAGGAGCGCAGGATAGCGTTATGGGATCCGGGCCGCCGGATTAACCGTATAGCCCTGCGTCCACTGCTGTTCTATGAATCCAGCCTCGCCGATCAGCAGACCCGGCTCTCGGTGCTGGATTTCTGGCTGTTCGCGCTGTATCGCTACGACCAGAACCAGGGCGAAAGGAAGCACGAGCTGCTGGAAATTTTCTCTATCAGCAGTGACTATGGGGAACTGCTGGAGGAATCAGCAGATCCCTGAGCCGGCCAGGACGACCGAATAGACGACCGTATACTAAAGTTGGTTTTTTGACTGTTTGACTGTTTGACTGTTTGACCGTTTGACCGTTTGACCGTTTGACCGTTTGACCGTTTGACCGTTTGACCGTTTGACCGTTTGACCGTTTGACCGTTTGACCGTTTGACCGTTTGACCGTTTGACCGTTTGACCGTTTGACCGTTTGACCGTTTGACCGTTTGACCGTTTGACCGTTTGACCGTTTGACCGTTTGACCGTTTGACAGAAATATTCTGCAGAGGAATGGGCGAATCACAAGGCCTTTGCAGACTTAAGGAGCCCATGATTAACAGGCGGGGATCCTGCCGCCAGACGAATTGCCCCGCAGAGTAACCGGACCACGATGCGTAAATTCAACACGTCGGAACCCACACAACCCCTGACACCGCGAACCAGACAGCCCCTATGAAGCATACTCTGATCCTACGCACACTCCAGGTTTTACTGCTGACCTTGCTGCCGGCTGGTGTCGGGTTTTCCCAGACTAACTACGTGGATTCCGAAATTGAGAGTGACGGACCCTTTTCCAGACTCTACACCGAAGACCTGAACGGTGACGGGCGGCTTGATCTGGTAGGCTCCCGCTGGCGCCGTGGTGTCGGTCGGGAACTGTTGATCTACCAGCAGTCTGAAGATGGCCGTTTCCCCCCCCGCCCCAGACTGGTGGAAATCAAGACGGAAATAATTGCCGTGGGTTTTGCCGACCTGCGCCCGGAACCCGGCAAGGAGCTGGTGCTGTTCGCCAACAATGGCGTATTCAGCCTGTCTACCGCCATTGAGGGATACGCCGGCAACCTGACGCCATTGTTCCAATGGCCGCTGGTAGCCGATATCCCCGAACCCGAACAGGTGCAGTTCTTTCAGGGCATCAGTGATATCACGGGAGACGGGCTTGCGGACCTGCTGGTTCCAGGCGCTGAAGGATACGGGTTTTTCCGGGCCACGGGGCCCGAGCAATTCGAGCTGGCCACTGAATTTTCCACCATCAATCGGGCGCTGGACCCGAATCTGCGACCCACTGGTGACGCCGGCCTGTCCGCCAGTATCGATATCAACTCCCGCGACGGAATCAAGCTGGTGGTCAACAGCAGCCAGCCAACCCCCTTCAGTGGCTTCGTAGAAGACTGGAGCGGGAATTCTGCCGACGCTGGGGATCTGCTCCAGGCTGAGAACTGGATGCCCCCCGCATTGCTGGCGGACTTCAATGGCGATCAGCGCCAGGACATCGTATTCCTCAATGTCGGCCTCGACATCAGGGGGCAGGTAAATCTTTTATTTCAGCAACCTGACGGCAGCTTCTCCGCCGTGCCGGACTGGCAGGGATCCATAGACACCCGCGGCGACATCCGGCTGCTCGAGCTGAACGGCGATGGGCTGATGGATCTGGTGCGACTCACTGGCGAAGGCAACGAATACGATCTTTATTTTTACCTGAATCAGTCTGGCAGTTTCGATTTCGATAAGGCGGATCAGGTCATGCGTTTCTCCGGCTATGATGTTGACCTGCAGGTAATGGATCTGAACGGTGATGACAGGCCGGAGCTTACCGTCAGTTACTATACGATTCCGGTCGTAGAAGCGATTCGCAACACCAGTATCGTCCGCAGCCAGCTTATCTACCCCCGGGATCCGGACGGGCTGTTTGCCAGACGTCCGCAGTTCCGCCTCGACGAAAGCTTTTCCGCCAGTGACGTGCGAGGCCTGGCTGAACAGATGTCGCTGCACTATGACGTGGATGGTGACGGCCGTGCCGATGCCCTCTACATAACACCCGAAGGTGCCGTGGCAGCCCGGCGTATCGACGAGGACCTGCGAATTGCCGATGAGCCATTCTGGGAATACGTACCCTCGCGCACCGTCATCGGTTTCAGTGTCGAAGACCTCAATCAGGACGGCGTGCCGGATATCATTCTCAGGCACAGCTCGGCCCATACGATTCTGGTGGCAACACGATGAAGATCTGCACTTCTCTTAAATCAATTCTCACCGCCTTCTGTGTCGCCTGGGCCATGCCCCTGCCGAGCATTGAAAATTACGCCCGGCTTGCATTCCAATTGCCAGGCGATACGGAACAGCTGCTGGTCGCAGACGCTGACGGCAATGGACAGCGGGAATTGCTGGCTTTGAGCGGAAACGAGCTGCGGATTTATTTTCAGACCGCCGGCGGTTTCGATTTTGCCAACGGCTTTCAGACCATCACCCTGCCCGGCACTTCAGTGGGCTGGGACCTGAGCCGCGGTTATGGCGATGAGAGCCTGTCCATCATCGCCCTGGTGGACGGCCGGGATGTCCTGCGCTGGCAGGTGCAGGACCGGCAGATCAGTGAACCTGAAGTCCTGCACAGCAATCTCAACGGCTTTCTGACCAAGGGCGTTAATCGTCTGCACTTCAGCCGTGATATCAACGGTGACAGCCAGGATGACCTGATCATTCCAGGTGCCGGCGTCCTTGAGCTTTACATCCGGAACGGAGATGGTAGCTACCAGCCCGGTATTACCGTGCAAACGGAAGTGCAGATGCGTACAGTGCTGACGCCTGGCAGACTGGAAAGGGAGACTGGTCAGTCGATGACTATACCGCTGATGGAGCTTCGGGATGTTAATGCCGATGGTACCACCGATCTGATCTCTCGCACCGAAGAGCAGCTTGACGTGTTTCTGGCCAGCGCCAGCAACACCCGTTACTTTGCGCCATCGCCTACCTACTCCCTTGATATTGCGGCCATTGAGGAACGACTGGGCGAGTTCGATCTGGACCGGCTGGACTTCTCCAATCTCACCGGGATCCTGGCGATTACCCATGAGGAGATCCTCGAGGACGTGGACGGGGACGGGATCGACGATCTGCTGCTGCGCGAGGGCGGCAAGGTCTCCCTGTTCACAGGCAGCCCTACCGGTATGGAGCTGGCTCAGCCACGCCAGGTACTGCGCTCCGGCGGCAATGTCCTCAGCGTCTTTCTTTTCGATGAAAACGAAGACGGCCTGAAAGATCTGTGGCTGTGGCGGGTGGAAACCATCTCGGTCGGTGATATTTTTCTGTGGCTGGCGCTGTCCGGCAGTATCGCCGTGGAAGCCTTCATCTACCCCAACGAGGGAGAACGCTTCGCCCGTCGCCCTTCCCGCCGCATCACGGTTGACCTGAAATTCCCGTCGGCCCTGCGTCTTGCCAGCCAGGCCATGAACATTGCGCGGGAGGCTCGGGAGAGCGGTGCCGAACCGGCCCCGCCCAATATTCTTGCTGACCT is part of the Gammaproteobacteria bacterium genome and harbors:
- a CDS encoding insulinase family protein gives rise to the protein MTKLFSGTSLAITALLLLLTACGQQSDSGSQLTQASETPSAAAEAGYRQINEPNPNDPLATHIYELDNGLQVYLTENHEEPRFYAEIAVRAGSKHDPADATGLAHYLEHLLFKGNRNMGTLDFAAEQPYLDQIVDLYQQHFATTDEEERAAIYAEINRVAQQAAQYAIPNEIDKVYNSMGAGGLNAHTSYEETVYKVGLPSNRLEQWAEIESDRFINPVFRLFHTELETVYEELNRSLDNADRIILYATDELLYKQHPYGQQPTIGKPEHLKNPSLVYIQDYFDTYYVPNNMAIFMSGDIDTEETIRLISEKFGHWEAKDVPEVGPWNETPLQGAERQTVYYPGEEQVQLAFRTVSNASPDREALMMLDMILDNRTAGLINLNLNQAQRVASAGSYPRFLNDYGSQQLWGVPKAGQTLEEVEALLLEQLELIKAGQFDDWIIPAIVNDFKKSQKASLESNTARVAMMRQAFLSYDEWDHYVGEMERLEQVTKADIVAAANRYFNGNYVAVYREDGQHEIPPVAKPQIDPVSIDPTRQSEFAASILQMEVVPIEPSFVEEGQDYRVLEFAEGVPLYYAPNPLNDLFTFSITVDVGTDTNEKLGLAAAVMDKAGTPSLSNEELQKEWYRMGSEFRFGAGENQSSISISGLDEQFAPTLDLMLELVHNPVAEEQTLEELKGIILKSREDQKESPQAISRALYLYNRYGEESPMLESLTSEEIVATSLAELLGLPGSLLDYKHTIAYTGSMALEELVEVLREHHPVGADLLDPPPYRFRTTRNFDATEIYLVNKETAQSQVRIEFPDGSFDEDLSLIASIYNNYFGSGMSSVVFQELREARALAYSAAASYAQGSREDAENLMLGAIGSQTDKTVDAVTAFVDLIDNMPESTERFDESVNSLLNRYRTSKLSFREVIGSVRSWERLGLQGDPRRDRYAQLQNVTMEDLLAFQQEHVKGRPKLISIVGDTTAIDTEALAQFGSVKEVEVDELFVD
- a CDS encoding ABC transporter ATP-binding protein — encoded protein: MNTNPLRIYDLHKNYGSTPILRGLNLEVEENSIHGLVGLNGSGKTTTLECLLGMQQFDSGQVQVLGLPPSQLYRARGAVVGIFDTPSLHPGLTVRQNLRHARLLCDKPVRSCEEVERMLGITTYRDYRVRHLSLGNKRRASIAHALLGNPQLIILDEPFNGLDAEGVNDVLELITRLNREQGTAFLLSSHQLPYLEQICSHLAILHQGRIAESDRIDRLFGRDHSRVQITCDRPESAEELIGKSGLARVQDRDGNQLLCELLEGNAAALNALLVGHGLAVSELIEKRDSLMSLFYRITADQEPLAGAA
- a CDS encoding ABC transporter permease subunit translates to MMSGFVTALRAEIFIALRNYGNRIAVLAPLFIVSAQLILTRLGQAGETARDALLNDSPFGSNTPVVTAYGYFVDGLGTGLTLLVLIMVALAAHSFAYDRDTGLLRHLLIRRVSRPAVITAKLLQLHLTALIALALLLVGTWAVSAWLWDFGPVVEDGFELIGEGEIRAEILLGLRLALLPLPAVIAFGMLVSVLTYSTTQAVTTALGINLAIDIFKATLGDSAYYLYATFQPALLDQSYLGEVSSLVRGFSDVLIDQRMLTLNTWIPIPQMLLLVLLSLWLVQRRKI
- a CDS encoding PDZ domain-containing protein, with translation MGRIVSPSWCLRFCWLPLACSLLAGCVSHEPRRLVPNVTLSPDDLQLSQPVSEAENAGGVDFGLAVTVNESDSLFNIEVLPGVRVRQVAGGGPADLAGLQAGDIILAINGTEVNQPDTLEALARQGQEGAAFTFRIRRGTAILESSLVARPRATAGAPLRELYRSDPLATRAGYETTLVQVRGQGEISAARVVELSNDSPLHSAGISPGDVILALDGQPVQSAQGLIDSLLTDYALGDTVNFTVYTGDTLQERRIALWDPGRRINRIALRPLLFYESSLADQQTRLSVLDFWLFALYRYDQNQGERKHELLEIFSISSDYGELLEESADP
- a CDS encoding VCBS repeat-containing protein, producing MKHTLILRTLQVLLLTLLPAGVGFSQTNYVDSEIESDGPFSRLYTEDLNGDGRLDLVGSRWRRGVGRELLIYQQSEDGRFPPRPRLVEIKTEIIAVGFADLRPEPGKELVLFANNGVFSLSTAIEGYAGNLTPLFQWPLVADIPEPEQVQFFQGISDITGDGLADLLVPGAEGYGFFRATGPEQFELATEFSTINRALDPNLRPTGDAGLSASIDINSRDGIKLVVNSSQPTPFSGFVEDWSGNSADAGDLLQAENWMPPALLADFNGDQRQDIVFLNVGLDIRGQVNLLFQQPDGSFSAVPDWQGSIDTRGDIRLLELNGDGLMDLVRLTGEGNEYDLYFYLNQSGSFDFDKADQVMRFSGYDVDLQVMDLNGDDRPELTVSYYTIPVVEAIRNTSIVRSQLIYPRDPDGLFARRPQFRLDESFSASDVRGLAEQMSLHYDVDGDGRADALYITPEGAVAARRIDEDLRIADEPFWEYVPSRTVIGFSVEDLNQDGVPDIILRHSSAHTILVATR
- a CDS encoding VCBS repeat-containing protein — its product is MKICTSLKSILTAFCVAWAMPLPSIENYARLAFQLPGDTEQLLVADADGNGQRELLALSGNELRIYFQTAGGFDFANGFQTITLPGTSVGWDLSRGYGDESLSIIALVDGRDVLRWQVQDRQISEPEVLHSNLNGFLTKGVNRLHFSRDINGDSQDDLIIPGAGVLELYIRNGDGSYQPGITVQTEVQMRTVLTPGRLERETGQSMTIPLMELRDVNADGTTDLISRTEEQLDVFLASASNTRYFAPSPTYSLDIAAIEERLGEFDLDRLDFSNLTGILAITHEEILEDVDGDGIDDLLLREGGKVSLFTGSPTGMELAQPRQVLRSGGNVLSVFLFDENEDGLKDLWLWRVETISVGDIFLWLALSGSIAVEAFIYPNEGERFARRPSRRITVDLKFPSALRLASQAMNIAREARESGAEPAPPNILADLDNDPERQDLLVLADSRLDLFLNAVAPVTRTDPFLDGLGYTRSQDQYEIDIRDVLDNIAINETEELQSVQGREADQQLILDGEITAGDIIAVELNNDGLDDVFVFTRRDNVQISGILLLSGD